From Struthio camelus isolate bStrCam1 chromosome 7, bStrCam1.hap1, whole genome shotgun sequence, a single genomic window includes:
- the SLC18A3 gene encoding vesicular acetylcholine transporter, translating to MAGAGDAGRARAAVARLSDAVGERRRRLGSAMQDARRQRRLLLVIVCVALLLDNMLYMVIVPIIPDYIAAMRGGGGGAAPAAAAAGGNESGGGGNRSRLFARYPAAAAAGNEDVQIGVLFASKAILQLLVNPLSGTFIDRVGYDVPLLIGLAVMFLSTATFAFAENYATLFAARSLQGLGSAFADTAGIAMIADRYAEEPARSRALGTALAFISFGSLAAPPFGGVLYEFAGKRVPFLVLACVCLLDGLLLLVLVPPCASGARANMPVGTPIHRLMADPYIAVVAGALTTCNIPLAFLEPTIANWMKESMGATEWEMGLTWLPAFFPHVLGVYITVRLAAKYPHLQWFYGALGMAIIGASSCVVPACRNFGQVVVPLCGICFGIALVDTALLPTLAFLVDVRHVSVYGSIYAIADISYSVAYALGPIVAGQIVHTMGFVQLNLGMGLANVLYAPVLLFLKNVCQMKPSHSERNILLEEAPKGLYDTIKMEERKGKGKSLYPAGETENNVDSYHRDLTGASEEDCSDYEYS from the coding sequence atggcgggcgcgggggacgcggggcgggcgcgggccgccGTGGCGCGGCTCTCGGACGCCgtgggcgagcggcggcggcggctgggcagCGCGATGCAGGacgcgcggcggcagcggcggctgctgctggtcaTCGTGTGCGTGGCGCTGCTGCTGGACAACATGCTCTACATGGTCATCGTGCCCATCATCCCCGACTACATCGCGGcgatgcgcggcggcggggggggcgccgctcccgcggcggcggcggcggggggcaacgagagcggcggcggcggcaaccGGAGCCGGCTCTTCGCACGGtacccggcggccgcggcggcgggcaaCGAGGACGTGCAGATCGGGGTGCTCTTCGCCTCCAAGGCCATCCTGCAGCTGCTGGTGAACCCCCTCAGCGGCACCTTCATCGACCGCGTGGGCTACGACGTGCCGCTGCTCATCGGCCTGGCCGTCATGTTCCTCTCCACCGCCACCTTCGCCTTCGCGGAGAACTACGCGACGCTGTTCGCGGCGCgcagcctgcaggggctgggctcgGCCTTCGCCGACACGGCGGGCATCGCCATGATCGCCGACCGCTACGCCGAGGAGCCGGCGCGCAGCCGCGCCCTGGGCACGGCGCTGGCCTTCATCTCCTTCGGCAGCCTGGCGGCGCCCCCCTTCGGCGGCGTCCTCTACGAGTTCGCCGGCAAGCGGGTGCCCTTCCTGGTGCTGGCCTGCGTCTGCCTCCTCGACGGGCTGCTGCTGCTCGTCCTGGTGCCGCCCTGTGCCAGCGGGGCGCGGGCCAACATGCCCGTCGGCACCCCCATCCACCGCCTCATGGCCGACCCCTACATCGCCGTGGTGGCCGGTGCCCTCACCACCTGCAACatccccctcgccttcctggagcCCACCATCGCCAACTGGATGAAGGAGTCCatgggggccacggagtgggagATGGGCCTCACCTGGCTGCCTGCCTTCTTCCCCCACGTGCTGGGCGTCTACATCACTGTCAGGCTGGCTGCCAAGTACCCCCACCTCCAATGGTTTTACGGGGCCCTCGGCATGGCCATCATTGGCGCCAGCTCCTGTGTGGTGCCAGCCTGTAGGAATTTCGGGCAGGTCGTCGTCCCCCTCTGTGGCATTTGCTTTGGGATCGCCTTGGTGGACACGGCCCTGCTGCCCACCCTGGCCTTCCTGGTGGATGTGCGCCACGTGTCTGTCTATGGCAGCATCTACGCCATCGCAGACATCTCCTACTCCGTGGCATATGCCCTGGGGCCCATTGTGGCCGGCCAGATTGTGCACACCATGGGTTTCGTGCAGCTTAACCTGGGAATGGGTCTTGCTAATGTGCTTTATGCCCCTGTTCTCCTCTTCCTCAAAAACGTCTGCCAAATGAAACCCTCTCACTCGGAGAGGAACATCCTTCTGGAAGAAGCACCTAAAGGACTCTATGACACCATTAAAATGGAGGAGCGCAAAGGCAAGGGCAAAAGCCTCTATCCAGCTGGTGAAACAGAGAACAATGTGGACTCCTACCACAGAGACCTGACAGGGGCGTCTGAGGAGGACTGTTCAGACTATGAATACAGTTAG